One window of Hypanus sabinus isolate sHypSab1 chromosome 10, sHypSab1.hap1, whole genome shotgun sequence genomic DNA carries:
- the LOC132400357 gene encoding uncharacterized protein LOC132400357, translated as MVVDYSQTINRFTQLDAYPLPRIADMVNQIAQYKVYSTIDLKSAYHQLPICPEDRPYTAFEAGGRLYHFLRVPFGVTNGVSVFQREMDRMVDQYQLQATFPYLDNITICGHDRPDHDANLQLFLQVAAALNLTYNRDKCVFGTTRLAILGYVVENGVIGPDPERMRPLLELPLPTTLKALRRCLGFFSYYAQWVPHYADKARPLVKSTSFPLSAEACAAFNCIKADIAKATMHAVDETAPFQVECDASDFALAATLNQEGRPVAFFSRTLQGSEIRHSAVEKEAQAIVEAVRHWRHYLAGKRFTVLTDQRSVAFLFSNQQRGKIKNDKILRWRIELSTYTYDILYRPGRLNEPPDALSRGTCASTQLDQLYALHAQLCHPGVTRFYHFVKARNLPYSLEDIRTMTRDCQICAECKPHFYCPDTAQLVKATRPFERLSVDFKGPLPSTDRNVYFLSVIDEFSRFPFAIPCPDTTATSVIKALRQLFTLFGYPCYIHSDRGSSFMSEELRQYLLARGIATSRTTSYNPRGNGQVEQENATVWKATLLALKSKGLPVSRWQEVLPEALHSIRSLLCTSTNATPHERLFSFPRKSVTGTTLPVWLTSPGPVLLRKHVRSNKYSPLVERVHLLHANPQYAYVVLPDGREDTVSIRDLAPAGAADHYPEGSPVTVNPAPEVTPYSPGPTQTPHDTCIPGVSYAFIPGASVNPAPEVTPYSPGPTQTPHDTCIPGVSYAFIPGASHMHEGSPAPSGQEHAQPPSPVQSPMLPAPMRSQPVLRRSQRQIRPPDRLDL; from the coding sequence atggtggtggactatagtcaaaccatcaataggtttacgcagcttgacgcataccccctaccccgcatcgcggatatggtcaaccagattgctcagtataaggtgtactcgacaatagatctgaaatccgcttatcaccagctccccatctgcccagaggaccgcccctacaccgccttcgaggcgggcggccggctctatcacttcctgcgcgtccctttcggtgtcacgaatggtgtctctgtcttccagagggaaatggaccggatggtggaccagtaccaactgcaggccacatttccctatctggataacatcaccatctgtggtcatgacaggccagatcacgacgccaacctccaactgtttctccaagtggccgcagctctgaaccttacttataacagggacaagtgtgtttttggtaccacccgccttgctatacttgggtatgtcgtggaaaacggggttattgggcctgatcccgaacgtatgcgccccctgttagagctccctcttcccaccactctcaaggccctcagacggtgcctggggtttttttcctattacgcccaatgggtcccccattacgcggacaaggctcgccccctggtcaagtctacctcgtttcccctctctgctgaggcctgcgcggccttcaactgcattaaagcggacattgccaaagctacgatgcatgcagtggacgagaccgctcccttccaagtggagtgtgatgcctccgatttcgctctggctgctacccttaatcaggaaggcagaccagtagcattcttttctcgcaccctccaaggctctgaaattcggcactccgcggtggagaaagaagcccaggccatagtggaggctgttaggcactggaggcactatcttgctggcaaaagattcactgtgctgaccgaccagcgctcggttgcgttcctgttcagcaaccaacagcggggcaagatcaaaaatgataagattttgcggtggaggatagaactctccacctacacctatgatatcctgtaccggcctggcagactcaatgagccccctgatgccctatcccggggaacatgtgctagcacacagctcgaccagctgtacgcccttcatgcacaactttgccatccgggggtcacccgattttaccattttgtgaaagctcggaacctgccgtactccctggaggacatcaggacgatgaccagagactgccaaatttgtgccgagtgcaaaccgcacttctactgtcctgacacggcacaacttgtcaaggccacccgcccttttgaacgcctgagtgttgactttaagggcccccttccctccactgaccgcaatgtctattttctcagtgttattgacgagttctcacggttcccctttgccatcccctgccccgacaccactgccacgtccgtcataaaagccctgcgccagctcttcactctgtttgggtatccctgctatatccacagtgatagagggtcctcctttatgagtgaggagctgcgccagtacttgctagctaggggcattgctaccagtcggaccacgagttataatccccggggtaatggccaggtagagcaggagaatgccacagtgtggaaggccacacttttagcccttaagtccaaagggttgccggtctctcgatggcaggaggtcctccctgaggcactgcactctatccgctctctgttatgtacgtccaccaatgccacccctcacgaacgcctattctcttttcccaggaagtctgtcactgggaccaccctaccagtttggctgacgtccccggggccagtgctgctccggaaacatgtgaggagcaataaatactccccgctggtggagagggttcaccttctccatgcgaacccccagtatgcttacgtggtcttacctgatgggcgggaggacacggtctccatccgcgacctggcacccgcaggtgcagcagaccactaccctgaaggctctccggtaactgtgaaccctgcaccagaggtgacaccgtactcaccaggccctacacagactcctcacgacacttgtataccgggcgtttcgtacgcatttataccaggcgcctctgtgaaccctgcaccagaggtgacaccgtactcaccaggccctacacagactcctcacgacacttgtataccgggcgtttcgtacgcatttataccaggcgcctcgcacatgcatgagggatcaccggcgcctagtgggcaagaacacgcgcaacccccgtcccctgtgcaatcgccaatgttgccagcacctatgcggtcacagccggtgctacgtagatcgcagcgacagattcgaccgcctgatcggcttgacttgtaa